The Phragmitibacter flavus genome contains a region encoding:
- a CDS encoding SMI1/KNR4 family protein, whose amino-acid sequence MKPSDFPNLVDCGWSPKDKPANNDEVARLESKIGVSLPPEYRDFIAFIGPGFLDGWVPCSYPTPFGSHGLTSLHSIIEVEELLDSLIVPRNMICIGSGDFGAFTCLSVCGLDRGAIYSLDGEMNYYKDIADPQQFYSNSPNAIEFYRLRDEDQLPPRPCGYDNCYHITDSFANFLKALQSSTIDD is encoded by the coding sequence GTGAAACCAAGTGATTTTCCAAACCTGGTTGATTGTGGTTGGTCTCCCAAAGACAAGCCTGCCAACAACGATGAGGTAGCCCGCCTGGAGTCCAAGATTGGCGTAAGCCTGCCACCTGAATATCGGGATTTTATTGCCTTTATTGGTCCAGGCTTTTTGGATGGTTGGGTGCCATGTAGTTATCCAACTCCTTTCGGCAGTCACGGACTAACCTCGCTTCACTCTATTATTGAAGTGGAAGAGCTGTTGGATTCGCTTATTGTGCCCAGAAACATGATTTGCATAGGTTCCGGCGATTTTGGAGCCTTCACTTGCTTGTCTGTATGTGGTTTGGATCGAGGTGCTATTTACAGCCTCGACGGGGAAATGAACTACTACAAGGACATTGCCGACCCTCAACAATTCTACTCCAACAGTCCAAATGCGATCGAATTTTATCGACTGCGAGATGAAGACCAACTCCCTCCCCGTCCATGCGGTTATGATAACTGCTATCACATCACCGACTCGTTTGCCAACTTCTTAAAGGCGCTACAGTCTTCTACAATCGATGACTAA
- a CDS encoding SGNH/GDSL hydrolase family protein — protein MRSLITLLFLTALTLHAEDKPHFNLRNGLPNFQKKLTTPGDDTRIIYFGGSITAGAGASNPKFCYRELLTPWLRQENPKARIQPYNAAIGGTGSWLGAFRCWNDVGYYRPDLVIVEFAVNDGGLPEDQVVASMEGIVRQLRSKTPSKPDILFVYTLVAGHLEDFKNGKLPPTMQYHEKVAEHYGIPSVIMAKPAAEHILSGKMTIEAFAKDNVHPTDAGYALYLESLKPFFQASATFTGSTTVSLPQPLSPRPMENARLVPYDWATLDSGWLGWQLSSTNRLPHLAVSNQPGATITLKFKGSQVGIFDLIGPDTGNLEYRINDGEWKPKARFDKYCLNSTRPHATALEQNLDPTKESILELRISEITPEGSKGRYSRLGWFLIDGEAKDPNAGLDPLVRIDNIYQGMKPVTWTAPTNRWQNLSQTKTKLANGPSFRMVMLGDSIIGDTSGSEFEHLLARDYPQTKIKKTLSVRGSTGCWWYQEENRVEEYVIRHNPDLLVIGGISQRDDIAAIRSVIHQCRAKLPNLEILLLSPTFGAPQNAHNKNWTPQPDAKAYPYRANLQTLAQEEKCGFFDMTGPWWEYVKTSGYALDSFKRDPIHANDRGKQILGRLMQRFLAPDK, from the coding sequence ATGCGCTCCCTCATCACGCTCCTCTTTCTCACCGCCCTCACGCTTCACGCCGAGGACAAACCCCACTTCAACCTCCGCAACGGCCTTCCCAACTTCCAGAAAAAACTCACCACCCCGGGCGATGACACCCGCATCATCTACTTCGGCGGCTCCATCACCGCTGGAGCCGGTGCCAGCAATCCCAAGTTCTGCTACCGCGAACTGCTCACCCCTTGGTTGCGCCAGGAAAATCCCAAAGCCCGTATCCAGCCCTACAACGCCGCCATTGGTGGCACCGGTTCCTGGCTTGGCGCGTTCCGCTGCTGGAACGACGTCGGCTACTACCGTCCTGACCTCGTCATCGTCGAGTTCGCCGTCAACGACGGAGGCCTCCCCGAAGATCAGGTCGTCGCCAGCATGGAAGGCATCGTTCGACAACTGCGCTCCAAAACCCCTTCCAAACCCGACATCCTCTTCGTCTATACCCTTGTTGCCGGTCACCTCGAAGACTTCAAAAACGGCAAGCTCCCCCCAACCATGCAATACCACGAAAAGGTCGCCGAGCACTACGGTATTCCCAGCGTCATCATGGCCAAACCCGCCGCCGAACACATTCTCAGCGGCAAAATGACCATCGAAGCTTTCGCCAAAGACAACGTTCACCCCACCGACGCCGGTTACGCCCTTTACCTCGAATCCCTCAAGCCCTTCTTCCAAGCCAGCGCCACCTTCACAGGAAGCACCACCGTCTCACTTCCCCAACCCCTCAGCCCCCGCCCCATGGAAAACGCCCGGCTCGTTCCCTACGACTGGGCCACCCTCGACTCCGGCTGGCTCGGCTGGCAGCTCAGCAGCACCAATCGACTTCCTCATCTTGCGGTCAGCAACCAACCCGGCGCTACCATCACCCTTAAATTCAAAGGCAGCCAGGTCGGCATCTTTGACCTCATTGGACCCGACACCGGCAATCTCGAATACCGCATCAACGACGGCGAATGGAAACCCAAAGCCCGCTTCGACAAATACTGCCTCAACTCCACGCGCCCCCACGCCACCGCCCTCGAACAAAACCTTGATCCCACCAAGGAGTCCATCCTCGAACTGCGCATCTCAGAGATCACTCCGGAAGGCAGCAAAGGCCGCTACTCCCGACTCGGCTGGTTTCTCATCGATGGCGAAGCCAAAGATCCCAATGCCGGACTCGATCCCCTCGTCCGCATCGACAACATCTACCAAGGCATGAAGCCGGTCACCTGGACCGCCCCCACCAATCGCTGGCAAAACCTCTCCCAAACCAAAACCAAACTCGCCAATGGCCCCAGCTTCCGCATGGTCATGCTCGGCGACAGCATCATTGGCGACACCTCCGGCTCCGAATTCGAACACCTCCTCGCCCGCGACTACCCCCAAACCAAAATCAAAAAGACCCTCAGCGTGCGCGGCTCCACCGGCTGCTGGTGGTATCAGGAAGAAAACCGTGTCGAGGAATACGTCATCCGCCACAACCCCGACCTTCTCGTCATCGGCGGCATCAGCCAGCGCGATGACATCGCCGCCATCCGCAGCGTTATTCATCAATGCCGCGCCAAACTTCCCAACCTCGAAATCCTCCTCCTCAGCCCCACCTTTGGTGCCCCGCAAAACGCCCACAACAAAAACTGGACCCCGCAACCCGACGCCAAAGCCTATCCTTACCGGGCCAATTTACAAACCCTCGCCCAAGAAGAGAAATGTGGATTCTTCGACATGACCGGTCCCTGGTGGGAATACGTCAAGACCAGCGGTTACGCCCTCGATTCCTTCAAACGCGACCCCATCCACGCCAACGACCGCGGCAAACAAATCCTTGGTCGCCTCATGCAGAGATTTCTCGCTCCAGATAAGTAG